One region of Cellvibrio zantedeschiae genomic DNA includes:
- the prsK gene encoding XrtA/PEP-CTERM system histidine kinase PrsK: MEYAEVTFTAYLSAAVISTLLTITYLYQFWHQQRGSAFAVAATINTFHLAAIALSFSNHHLTTNWLLFLECLHYNVWVLAIALSLRKHSKQQHFPRSLQILFGIGWPLTALIFVFALVNNKTIFALTPWFALSLAVISLVSVEQLYRYAASNDRQIKLLCMNLGAIFIYDIYLYTHGLIFQGIDPLLWQSRAAVAIATCLFMALGGLVPLQQSQRTANFNISRPIAFYTTSLIGVGLLITSLSLGGYYVRLYGGNWGTVIYSFVLVAAVMIIAMVFVSSSLRSRLSVLINKHLFRHKYDYRSEWLRIINYLAQPAEASEVNQRAFFAVASTTKAPGGAIWLLKQGFYEPVYQVNLPRVVDLQEEPADSLFCQAFLDLEWVYFPDSGDNEALSQNNHLLPYWARNFPNLWLIFPLIVGEELVGFMALTKPVDDTALTWEDLDLLKTIGRQIASYLKRHHQADQLAEGKQFDTYNKLVAFIIHDLNNLIAQQALMVKNAEKHKDNPAFVEDAIKTISNSVDRMNNLLKKLRRDESDLVKCLSMTEVVEVAVSECRRNNPQLTSSIEKGKYTLNADQVRLVMTITNFIKNALEATPTGGRVHVTLAYNNNRAVITIEDNGSGMDWDFIHNRLFKPFETTKSGKGMGIGVYLSREYISELGGSLNVMSTVGEGTTITISLPLNKMD; this comes from the coding sequence ATGGAATATGCAGAAGTCACCTTTACGGCTTACTTAAGTGCAGCTGTAATTTCTACCTTGCTTACCATTACCTATTTATACCAGTTCTGGCACCAGCAACGCGGTAGCGCTTTCGCCGTGGCAGCGACTATCAATACTTTTCATTTGGCCGCTATAGCGTTGTCTTTTTCGAACCATCATTTAACCACCAATTGGTTATTGTTTTTGGAGTGCTTGCATTACAACGTGTGGGTGCTTGCGATTGCATTGAGCTTACGCAAACACAGCAAGCAGCAGCACTTTCCGCGCAGCCTGCAAATTTTGTTCGGGATTGGCTGGCCGCTTACAGCGCTCATCTTTGTTTTCGCACTCGTAAACAATAAAACCATATTTGCCCTGACCCCCTGGTTTGCACTGAGCCTGGCAGTGATCAGCTTAGTGAGTGTTGAGCAGCTTTATCGTTACGCGGCCAGCAATGATCGCCAGATCAAACTGTTGTGCATGAACCTGGGCGCCATCTTTATTTACGATATCTATCTCTACACCCATGGCCTTATTTTCCAAGGGATTGATCCGCTGCTTTGGCAATCCCGCGCTGCCGTTGCAATTGCCACTTGTCTGTTTATGGCACTGGGCGGATTGGTGCCTTTGCAGCAATCCCAACGCACCGCCAACTTTAATATTTCCCGCCCCATTGCCTTTTACACCACCTCTTTAATTGGTGTCGGACTTCTTATCACCTCCCTTTCTTTGGGTGGTTACTACGTGCGTCTTTACGGCGGCAACTGGGGAACGGTGATATACAGCTTCGTGCTGGTTGCGGCGGTAATGATCATCGCCATGGTTTTTGTATCGAGCAGCTTGCGCTCTCGCCTGTCGGTATTAATTAATAAACACCTGTTCCGCCATAAGTACGATTATCGCAGCGAATGGTTGCGCATCATCAATTATCTCGCGCAACCGGCGGAAGCCAGCGAAGTTAACCAACGCGCCTTCTTTGCAGTGGCCTCTACGACCAAAGCTCCTGGCGGTGCCATCTGGTTACTTAAGCAAGGGTTTTACGAGCCGGTTTATCAGGTGAATCTGCCTAGAGTAGTAGACCTGCAAGAGGAACCTGCTGATAGCCTCTTCTGCCAAGCCTTTCTGGATTTGGAATGGGTATATTTTCCCGATAGCGGTGATAACGAAGCACTTAGCCAAAACAACCACCTCTTGCCATATTGGGCTCGCAACTTTCCCAACTTATGGCTGATCTTTCCGCTGATCGTGGGCGAGGAGTTGGTGGGCTTTATGGCCTTAACCAAGCCCGTAGATGACACTGCTTTGACTTGGGAAGACTTGGACCTTCTCAAAACTATCGGCCGCCAAATTGCGAGCTACCTCAAGCGCCACCATCAGGCCGATCAGCTGGCCGAGGGCAAGCAATTCGACACCTATAACAAGCTGGTCGCCTTCATTATTCATGACCTCAACAATTTAATTGCGCAACAAGCCCTCATGGTCAAGAACGCGGAGAAACACAAAGACAACCCCGCCTTTGTGGAGGATGCGATCAAAACCATCAGCAATTCCGTAGATCGCATGAACAACCTTCTTAAAAAGCTGCGTCGCGACGAATCCGACTTGGTCAAATGCCTGAGTATGACCGAGGTTGTGGAAGTGGCCGTTTCCGAATGTCGCCGCAATAATCCGCAATTGACCAGCAGTATTGAAAAAGGAAAATACACGCTCAACGCTGATCAGGTGCGTTTGGTGATGACCATCACGAATTTCATCAAAAACGCTTTGGAGGCCACACCAACCGGCGGCAGAGTTCATGTTACACTCGCCTACAATAACAATCGGGCGGTGATTACCATTGAGGATAACGGCTCCGGCATGGACTGGGACTTTATCCACAATCGTTTGTTCAAGCCTTTTGAAACAACAAAATCTGGCAAGGGAATGGGTATAGGTGTTTACCTATCGCGTGAGTACATCAGTGAATTGGGCGGATCGCTCAACGTGATGAGTACCGTAGGCGAAGGC
- the rep gene encoding DNA helicase Rep, translated as MNQLNPRQQEAVLYIDGPCLVLAGAGSGKTSVITRKIAYLIQQCEIPARHIAALTFTNKAAREMKERVSNLVRGSAAKGLTVSTFHNLGLNIIRREYKSLGFKPGFSIFDAEDARSLLKELMLKDGDLDSDHLNLVQNQISNWKNDLITPKRALELAQSPGEQTIALVYQQYNQALRAYNAVDFDDLILIPVDLFRQHSEILLRWQKKIRYLLVDEYQDTNSSQYLLVQLLVGNRGALTVVGDDDQSIYAWRGARPENMAQLKVDYPQLRLIKLEQNYRSTSRILRVANHLIANNPHEFDKALWSEMGLGDPIRVVRCANEDAEAERVATEILTQRLRKQNKFRDYAVLYRGNHQSRLLEMKLQQHQIPYKISGGSSFFAKTEIKDIMAYLRLLVNPDDDNAFLRIVNTPRRHIGTSTLEALGSYASQRQISLFAALDEVGLHSHIPEKNLERLLRFSQWMKQVALNCTTNDPIAGVREMIDDIDYVGWMHQNSPSSKAAEKRIENVFYLVESLQKSLDKTADDDEDDEKRIQDAIAKLVLRDLLERQEEEDESDQVQLMTLHASKGLEFPHVFMVGMEEDLLPHRNSIDDNNIEEERRLTYVGITRAQKTLTMTLAGKRKQFGEHSPTTPSRFLDELPKEDVEHEGFGEHNPEKNTAQGAETLSSLLNLFD; from the coding sequence GTGAATCAGCTCAACCCCCGCCAACAAGAAGCCGTGCTTTACATTGACGGTCCATGCCTCGTGCTGGCTGGTGCGGGCAGCGGTAAAACCAGCGTGATCACCCGTAAAATCGCCTACCTGATTCAGCAGTGCGAAATTCCTGCACGCCACATCGCCGCCCTCACCTTCACCAACAAAGCGGCACGCGAGATGAAAGAGCGTGTGAGCAATTTGGTGCGGGGTAGCGCCGCGAAAGGTTTAACTGTTTCAACCTTTCACAATCTTGGCTTAAATATTATTCGGCGCGAATACAAGAGCCTTGGCTTTAAACCCGGCTTCTCCATTTTTGATGCCGAAGATGCACGCTCATTATTAAAAGAATTAATGCTAAAAGACGGCGACCTCGATAGCGACCATTTGAATTTGGTACAAAACCAAATTTCAAATTGGAAAAATGATTTAATCACCCCCAAACGAGCATTGGAGTTAGCGCAAAGTCCAGGCGAACAAACTATAGCCTTGGTATATCAACAATATAATCAAGCACTTCGCGCATACAATGCTGTCGATTTTGATGATTTGATTTTAATTCCTGTGGACCTATTTCGGCAGCACAGCGAAATACTTTTGCGCTGGCAGAAAAAAATTCGCTATTTATTAGTGGATGAATATCAAGACACCAACTCTAGTCAATATCTATTGGTGCAATTGCTGGTCGGTAACCGCGGCGCGTTAACGGTGGTGGGTGATGACGATCAATCAATTTATGCATGGCGTGGCGCGCGGCCAGAAAATATGGCGCAACTGAAAGTCGACTATCCGCAACTGCGCCTGATCAAGCTCGAACAGAATTATCGTTCCACCAGTCGCATTCTGCGCGTTGCTAACCATTTAATTGCAAATAACCCACACGAATTTGATAAGGCGCTGTGGAGTGAAATGGGCTTGGGCGACCCTATCCGCGTGGTGCGCTGCGCAAATGAAGATGCTGAAGCTGAGCGCGTTGCCACCGAAATTTTGACCCAGCGCTTGCGTAAACAAAATAAATTTCGCGATTACGCTGTGCTCTACCGAGGCAATCATCAATCGCGGTTGCTGGAAATGAAATTACAGCAACACCAGATTCCCTACAAAATCAGCGGCGGCTCCTCATTTTTCGCCAAGACCGAAATTAAAGACATAATGGCGTATTTGCGTTTATTGGTTAATCCCGATGATGACAACGCATTTTTACGCATCGTCAACACCCCGCGCCGCCACATAGGCACCAGCACACTGGAAGCTCTCGGCAGCTACGCGAGCCAACGCCAAATCAGTTTGTTCGCAGCCTTGGATGAAGTGGGCCTCCACAGCCATATCCCCGAAAAAAATCTAGAGCGCTTATTACGTTTTTCGCAGTGGATGAAACAGGTTGCCCTCAACTGCACAACCAATGACCCCATCGCCGGTGTGCGCGAGATGATTGATGACATCGATTATGTGGGCTGGATGCATCAAAACTCGCCCAGCAGCAAAGCCGCCGAAAAACGTATTGAAAACGTCTTTTATCTGGTCGAATCCCTACAAAAAAGCTTGGACAAAACTGCCGACGACGATGAAGACGACGAAAAACGCATTCAAGATGCCATCGCTAAATTAGTATTGCGAGATTTGCTTGAGCGCCAGGAAGAGGAAGATGAAAGCGACCAAGTACAGTTAATGACCCTGCACGCATCCAAAGGCCTGGAGTTTCCGCACGTGTTTATGGTGGGCATGGAAGAGGATTTACTACCGCACCGCAATAGCATCGACGATAACAATATTGAAGAGGAGCGCCGCCTGACTTACGTGGGAATCACTCGCGCGCAAAAAACCTTGACCATGACGCTAGCTGGCAAGCGCAAACAGTTTGGCGAACACAGCCCAACTACGCCCAGCCGTTTTTTGGACGAACTACCAAAAGAAGATGTTGAACACGAAGGATTTGGCGAACACAACCCGGAAAAAAACACAGCGCAAGGAGCGGAAACACTGTCCAGCCTACTGAATTTGTTTGATTAA
- a CDS encoding PEP-CTERM sorting domain-containing protein: protein MKTQFKLLAGLVLGAAASMANADAIPYPNVGTPAPANTFHAASTGNISAYFFGSSASYVSRIGLKVNGVDTGIYGLTNNVSHYGNSISFGNVNSGDTLEFVLQVLSINNSWYSVPVHNTDKKNHTYATSFSGGSDIHGHSIVPGTYIAFEDLFNLGDLDYNDHQFVFTNVAVPEPAGLVLLGLGLVALGAARRRAAK, encoded by the coding sequence ATGAAAACTCAATTTAAATTGTTAGCAGGTCTTGTACTCGGCGCTGCAGCTTCAATGGCAAACGCTGACGCTATTCCATATCCAAATGTTGGTACCCCAGCACCAGCCAATACTTTCCATGCTGCCAGCACTGGCAACATTTCAGCTTACTTTTTCGGCTCTAGCGCAAGCTATGTAAGCCGTATTGGCTTGAAGGTAAATGGCGTTGATACTGGCATCTACGGTTTAACCAACAACGTTTCTCACTACGGCAACTCAATAAGCTTCGGCAATGTTAACTCAGGCGATACACTGGAATTCGTGTTGCAAGTATTGTCAATCAATAACAGCTGGTACTCTGTTCCAGTGCACAACACTGACAAGAAAAACCATACCTACGCGACTTCATTCAGCGGTGGTAGCGATATCCATGGCCACAGCATCGTTCCAGGCACTTACATCGCGTTCGAAGATCTTTTCAATCTAGGCGACCTTGATTATAACGATCACCAATTCGTATTTACCAACGTTGCAGTTCCAGAACCAGCAGGCTTAGTACTGTTGGGCTTGGGCTTGGTAGCTCTTGGCGCTGCTCGTAGACGTGCTGCCAAGTAA
- a CDS encoding c-type cytochrome produces MKKLLGMLMVAGLVAVSGVAYSESKAVDTVKERIAPVGKVCMSGEPCAAAPAAPASAGPKSGKDLYGSVCATCHGTGVLGAPKFGNAGDWGPRAAKGLDTLYTHAIGGFNSMPPKGTCAACSDDEIKGAVKYMVDGSK; encoded by the coding sequence ATGAAAAAATTGTTAGGAATGTTGATGGTTGCCGGCTTGGTAGCTGTTTCTGGAGTTGCCTATAGCGAGAGCAAAGCCGTCGATACGGTTAAAGAGCGCATTGCGCCTGTGGGTAAAGTTTGTATGTCTGGTGAGCCTTGCGCCGCAGCACCAGCCGCGCCTGCATCTGCTGGCCCCAAGTCAGGCAAGGATTTATATGGCAGCGTTTGTGCCACTTGTCACGGTACTGGTGTGCTCGGTGCGCCCAAGTTCGGTAATGCTGGCGATTGGGGTCCTCGTGCGGCCAAAGGTTTGGACACTCTTTATACGCACGCTATCGGCGGCTTCAACAGCATGCCACCAAAAGGGACATGTGCTGCTTGTTCCGATGATGAGATTAAAGGCGCAGTAAAATATATGGTAGATGGCAGTAAATAA